In a genomic window of Pontibacter liquoris:
- a CDS encoding DUF2071 domain-containing protein, whose protein sequence is MEMLKKLPIRYVGELHQVRLINFSVEKEEVLPYLPKDLKVRDYHGRALISLVNVKLRNMRPSFAPKLLHFDYQHIGFRLLVDDAPYSGGAARGIYFLRSFTDKALIVQGGRYLTNYRLEKALITNTENRFELRQGETYLTYTLHEDRPQKVRPALQEMIGALDRAYSHIDGQLVRVRIMRERWPIEWMSCEGFETSYFQTARFEGAFQVRDVIHYQWLPPMPVVPCA, encoded by the coding sequence ATGGAAATGCTGAAGAAACTGCCCATCAGGTATGTGGGGGAACTACACCAGGTGCGCCTGATCAACTTTTCAGTCGAAAAGGAAGAGGTTTTGCCGTACCTGCCAAAGGATTTGAAGGTGCGCGACTATCACGGCCGCGCTTTGATCTCCCTGGTCAACGTGAAGCTGCGTAACATGCGGCCCAGCTTTGCACCCAAGCTCTTGCATTTTGATTACCAGCACATCGGCTTCAGGCTTCTGGTGGATGATGCTCCCTACAGCGGTGGTGCGGCCAGAGGCATTTACTTTCTGCGCTCCTTTACGGATAAGGCGCTCATAGTGCAGGGAGGACGCTATCTCACAAACTATAGGTTGGAGAAAGCCCTCATCACGAACACCGAAAACCGTTTTGAACTGAGGCAGGGTGAAACGTATCTGACGTATACGTTGCATGAGGACAGGCCGCAGAAGGTAAGGCCAGCGCTACAGGAAATGATAGGGGCGCTGGACAGGGCCTACTCCCACATAGACGGCCAACTGGTCAGGGTACGAATCATGCGGGAACGCTGGCCGATCGAGTGGATGTCCTGCGAGGGCTTTGAAACCAGCTATTTTCAGACGGCCCGCTTCGAAGGAGCCTTCCAGGTGCGGGACGTGATTCATTACCAGTGGTTGCCACCCATGCCGGTTGTCCCATGCGCATAG
- a CDS encoding Crp/Fnr family transcriptional regulator — protein MNKAVFQHINKFVSIDENEFDDIILYFTRRSAEKKALLMRPGDLALHDYFVLSGCLHMYFTDKKGTEHTIQFALKGWWLADYAALQGKKPAGFYMQAVEDSELLSISQTKREELFRAFPKMASYFRAVYQIAYGAYQTRMKYMLSYSKEEIYFEFRDSYPEFVNSVPQYLIASYLGLTPEYISKLRRKGIFAAAQASIKPLK, from the coding sequence ATGAACAAAGCGGTATTTCAACATATCAACAAATTTGTTTCCATCGATGAAAATGAATTCGATGACATCATACTGTATTTCACCCGGAGAAGCGCCGAGAAGAAAGCATTGCTAATGCGCCCAGGGGATCTGGCACTCCATGATTATTTTGTCCTTTCAGGTTGCCTGCACATGTACTTTACAGACAAGAAAGGAACAGAACACACCATCCAGTTTGCTTTGAAGGGGTGGTGGCTGGCAGACTATGCAGCCCTCCAGGGTAAGAAGCCTGCCGGATTCTACATGCAAGCCGTCGAAGACTCAGAGCTGCTCAGTATCTCCCAGACAAAACGGGAAGAACTTTTTCGCGCTTTTCCTAAAATGGCATCTTATTTCAGAGCGGTATATCAGATCGCTTATGGAGCGTATCAAACGCGGATGAAGTACATGTTAAGTTACTCCAAAGAAGAAATCTATTTTGAATTCAGGGATTCGTACCCGGAATTTGTGAACAGCGTACCCCAGTACCTAATAGCAAGCTACCTGGGGCTTACCCCCGAATACATCAGTAAATTACGCCGTAAAGGCATTTTCGCTGCAGCGCAGGCAAGCATCAAACCACTTAAATAA
- a CDS encoding GbsR/MarR family transcriptional regulator codes for MEVYKSILHLSMELQEGKEKFIQAWGTLGSSWGISRTMAQVHALLLISPDPLSNEDVMQELSVSRGNANINLRALLDWGLIRKELRPGERKEYFVAEKDMWKVAKQVIRERRKRELEPMLRILEELKQVEGTKGDKEGEAFTEAISNLYDLSAKADNTLSTMLRADEHWFLGSFMKLMR; via the coding sequence TTGGAAGTATATAAAAGTATACTACATTTGAGCATGGAACTGCAAGAAGGAAAAGAGAAGTTCATACAGGCCTGGGGAACACTGGGGTCAAGCTGGGGCATCAGCCGCACCATGGCCCAGGTGCATGCGCTGTTGCTCATTTCACCAGATCCTTTGAGCAATGAAGATGTAATGCAGGAACTGAGCGTGTCCAGGGGAAACGCCAACATAAACCTTCGCGCCCTGCTGGACTGGGGCCTGATCAGAAAGGAGCTAAGGCCGGGTGAGCGGAAAGAGTACTTCGTAGCCGAGAAGGATATGTGGAAGGTCGCCAAACAGGTGATCCGGGAGCGACGCAAGCGTGAGCTGGAACCGATGCTGCGGATTTTGGAAGAGCTCAAGCAGGTGGAAGGGACAAAAGGGGACAAGGAAGGGGAGGCGTTCACCGAGGCGATCAGCAACCTATATGACCTGTCGGCCAAGGCTGACAACACGCTGAGCACGATGCTGCGGGCTGATGAGCACTGGTTTCTCGGCTCTTTTATGAAATTAATGCGCTGA